One window from the genome of Enterobacteriaceae bacterium Kacie_13 encodes:
- the hemE gene encoding uroporphyrinogen decarboxylase — protein MNELKNDRYLRALLRQPVDITPVWMMRQAGRYLPEYKETRAVAGDFMSLCKNAELACEVTLQPLRRYPLDAAILFSDILTIPDAMGLGLYFEAGEGPRFSSPLINRADVEKLPIPDPEMELGYVMNAVRTIRKNLKGEVPLIGFSGSPWTLATYMVEGGSSKAFTKIKKMMYAEPATMHLLLDKVADSVILYLNAQIKAGAQSVMIFDTWGGVLTPRDYREFSLNYMHKIVDGLIRENEGRRVPVTLFTKGGGQWLEAMAATGCDALGLDWTTDIADARRRVGDKVAIQGNMDPSMLYASPVRIEQEVETILAGFGKGNGHVFNLGHGIHQDVPPENAGAFVEAVHSLSRQYHE, from the coding sequence ATGAATGAGTTGAAAAACGACCGTTACCTGCGCGCCCTGTTACGTCAGCCAGTGGATATCACGCCGGTGTGGATGATGCGTCAGGCTGGCCGCTATCTACCGGAGTACAAAGAAACCCGCGCCGTGGCCGGTGATTTTATGTCGCTGTGCAAGAATGCTGAACTGGCCTGCGAAGTGACGCTCCAGCCTCTGCGCCGCTATCCGCTGGATGCCGCGATTTTGTTCTCTGATATCCTGACTATTCCGGATGCGATGGGGCTGGGGTTGTATTTTGAAGCGGGTGAAGGTCCTCGTTTTTCTTCTCCGCTGATTAACCGCGCTGACGTCGAAAAACTGCCGATTCCCGATCCGGAAATGGAACTGGGTTATGTGATGAACGCGGTTCGCACTATCCGTAAAAACCTGAAAGGTGAAGTGCCGCTTATCGGTTTCTCCGGGAGCCCGTGGACGCTGGCAACCTATATGGTTGAAGGTGGTAGCAGTAAAGCATTCACTAAAATCAAAAAGATGATGTATGCCGAACCGGCAACCATGCATCTGTTGTTGGATAAAGTCGCCGACAGCGTGATCCTGTATCTCAACGCACAAATTAAAGCGGGCGCGCAATCTGTGATGATTTTCGACACCTGGGGCGGTGTGCTGACGCCACGCGATTACCGTGAATTCTCCCTGAACTACATGCATAAAATCGTCGATGGTCTGATCCGTGAAAACGAAGGTCGTCGCGTGCCCGTGACGCTGTTCACCAAAGGCGGCGGTCAGTGGCTGGAAGCGATGGCCGCGACAGGTTGTGATGCACTGGGTCTCGACTGGACGACTGACATTGCTGATGCGCGTCGTCGCGTTGGCGATAAAGTGGCGATTCAGGGCAATATGGATCCCTCCATGCTGTACGCCTCTCCGGTGCGCATTGAGCAGGAAGTCGAAACCATATTGGCAGGCTTCGGTAAAGGCAACGGCCATGTATTTAATCTCGGTCATGGCATCCATCAGGATGTGCCGCCAGAAAATGCCGGTGCCTTCGTGGAAGCGGTGCACAGCCTGTCTCGCCAGTATCACGAGTAA
- a CDS encoding sigma D regulator — protein MLNRLERLTQRVGGSNELVDQWLHARKELLVSYCTLVGLKPNKEKHTPLNEKALDNFCHNLVDYLSAGHFHLYQRIIDEVASADNSVKSQASKIYPALELNTEAIMAFHDSYTENDIDDDNAFAFHYALSDIGEALDARFQLEDQLIILAFDPVNGAPLPPANDEHLARPA, from the coding sequence ATGCTAAATCGTCTGGAAAGACTGACCCAACGCGTTGGTGGCAGTAATGAGTTAGTAGACCAATGGCTGCACGCGCGCAAAGAATTGCTGGTTTCATACTGCACACTGGTCGGCCTGAAACCCAATAAAGAAAAACATACTCCTCTGAATGAAAAAGCGCTGGATAACTTTTGCCATAACCTGGTGGACTACCTCTCTGCCGGCCATTTCCATCTTTATCAACGGATAATCGATGAAGTCGCCAGCGCAGATAACTCAGTCAAATCTCAGGCGTCCAAAATATACCCCGCTCTGGAGCTCAATACTGAAGCTATCATGGCTTTCCATGACAGTTACACAGAAAATGATATTGATGATGACAATGCGTTTGCCTTTCATTATGCATTATCCGATATAGGTGAAGCGTTGGATGCGCGTTTTCAACTGGAAGATCAACTGATTATTCTGGCCTTTGATCCTGTTAATGGCGCGCCGTTACCGCCCGCCAATGATGAACATCTCGCCAGACCGGCGTAA
- the nudC gene encoding NAD(+) diphosphatase — MELQITEQHNGWWVISHEGKLWLPEGELPFGSAIQFSLTGKTARQIGEWQGEPVWLVRQAMHNHMVSARQLLDQDRGLFQLVGRGVQLAEFYRSHKFCGYCGHEMQVSKTEWAALCGHCRERYYPQIAPCIIVAIRRGDEILLAQHVRHRNGIHTVLAGFVEVGETLEETVAREVMEESNVRVKNVRYVSSQPWPFPNSLMMAFMADYDSGDIRHDPKELLNAGWYRYDALPMLPPPGTIARRLIEDTVALCRAASDEDDV, encoded by the coding sequence ATGGAATTACAGATCACAGAGCAACATAACGGCTGGTGGGTTATCAGCCATGAAGGCAAGCTGTGGCTGCCTGAAGGTGAACTGCCATTTGGCAGTGCGATACAGTTCTCTCTGACCGGTAAAACCGCACGTCAGATTGGTGAGTGGCAGGGCGAACCCGTCTGGCTGGTGCGTCAGGCAATGCACAACCATATGGTCTCGGCGCGTCAGTTACTCGATCAGGATCGCGGGTTATTCCAGCTGGTCGGTCGCGGTGTGCAACTGGCTGAATTTTATCGTTCTCACAAATTCTGCGGTTATTGCGGACATGAAATGCAGGTAAGCAAAACCGAATGGGCGGCGCTCTGCGGACATTGTCGGGAACGTTATTATCCCCAGATTGCGCCGTGCATTATCGTCGCTATCCGCCGCGGAGACGAAATTTTGCTGGCGCAGCATGTCCGCCACCGCAACGGTATTCACACAGTGCTGGCCGGTTTTGTCGAAGTAGGTGAAACGCTGGAAGAAACTGTGGCACGGGAAGTGATGGAAGAGAGCAACGTTCGTGTGAAAAACGTGCGCTACGTCAGCTCGCAGCCATGGCCTTTCCCGAATTCGCTGATGATGGCTTTTATGGCTGACTATGACAGCGGTGATATCCGTCACGATCCAAAAGAACTGCTGAATGCGGGCTGGTATCGCTACGACGCGCTCCCTATGTTACCGCCGCCGGGCACCATCGCGCGTCGACTGATCGAAGACACTGTGGCGCTCTGCCGCGCCGCGAGCGATGAAGACGACGTGTAG
- a CDS encoding deoxyribonuclease V codes for MIDTRVLREEQRILADRIILQDPPDFTTPTLIAGVDVGFEQGGDVTRAAVAVLSYPSLELLEYQIARVPTVMPYIPGFLSFRELPALLQAWQQLTSRPDLVLVDGQGIAHPRRLGVASHFGLMIDVPTIGVAKSRLCGQFLPLNEALHSQQALYEGDEQIGWVWRSKLRCNPLFISPGNRISMESALYWVEHCMRQYRLPEPTRWADAVASNRAAFQRWQRLSDDL; via the coding sequence ATGATCGACACGCGCGTGTTACGGGAAGAGCAGCGGATCCTTGCAGATCGAATAATATTGCAGGATCCGCCTGATTTCACCACTCCAACGTTGATCGCCGGTGTGGACGTTGGCTTTGAGCAGGGCGGCGACGTCACGCGCGCCGCTGTGGCGGTTCTGAGCTATCCCTCGCTTGAGCTGTTGGAATACCAGATTGCCCGCGTACCTACTGTGATGCCCTATATTCCTGGTTTCCTCTCCTTTCGCGAACTTCCCGCGCTCTTGCAGGCCTGGCAGCAACTCACGTCGCGCCCTGATTTAGTGCTGGTCGACGGGCAGGGGATTGCACATCCGCGCCGTCTGGGCGTCGCCAGTCATTTTGGTCTGATGATCGACGTGCCGACCATCGGCGTGGCAAAAAGCCGGTTATGCGGCCAGTTTTTACCTCTCAATGAGGCGCTGCATAGTCAGCAGGCATTGTACGAGGGTGATGAACAGATTGGCTGGGTGTGGCGCAGTAAGCTACGCTGTAATCCATTGTTCATCTCGCCGGGTAATCGCATCAGTATGGAATCGGCACTGTATTGGGTCGAACATTGCATGCGGCAATATCGTTTGCCGGAGCCAACGCGCTGGGCAGATGCCGTCGCGTCAAATCGGGCCGCGTTTCAACGCTGGCAACGGTTGAGTGATGATCTTTAG